The Gemmatimonadota bacterium genome has a window encoding:
- the lexA gene encoding repressor LexA encodes MAYTSPGKTREKIYDFVRERILSGTPPTTRDVQRAFGFRAVQSARQHLEKLVFEGKLAKVDGRSRGYRLPEFGKASPTQLIPMLGRVQAGELTEAMEDPPEYIMAQTRFDDDELFALTVEGESMLHAGILPGDMVIVRRQPTASPGDIVVALVGDEATVKRYRERDGRVELHPENEAFDPIIPREDGAPFSLLGKVIEIRRSVE; translated from the coding sequence ATGGCCTACACATCGCCTGGGAAGACCAGGGAGAAGATCTACGATTTCGTGCGGGAGCGTATCCTGAGCGGGACCCCGCCCACGACCCGGGACGTGCAGCGCGCATTCGGGTTCCGTGCGGTCCAGTCCGCCCGCCAGCACCTGGAGAAGCTGGTGTTCGAGGGGAAACTCGCCAAGGTGGACGGCAGGTCCCGGGGTTACCGGTTGCCGGAGTTCGGCAAGGCCAGTCCCACCCAGTTGATCCCCATGCTGGGACGCGTACAGGCGGGCGAACTGACCGAGGCCATGGAGGATCCGCCAGAATACATCATGGCGCAGACGCGTTTCGACGACGATGAACTCTTCGCCCTGACCGTGGAGGGGGAGAGCATGCTCCATGCCGGCATCCTGCCGGGGGACATGGTGATCGTGCGTCGGCAGCCGACAGCCAGTCCGGGGGATATCGTGGTGGCCCTGGTGGGTGACGAGGCGACGGTCAAGCGGTACCGGGAGCGGGACGGCCGCGTCGAGCTGCATCCGGAGAACGAGGCCTTCGACCCGATCATCCCCCGGGAGGACGGTGCGCCCTTTTCGCTGCTGGGCAAGGTCATCGAGATACGGCGGAGCGTTGAATAG
- a CDS encoding type II toxin-antitoxin system HicB family antitoxin, which translates to MNLEYTAVVKHTGEWWIGWIEEVPGVNCQERTHQELRQSLVESLSEALEFNKREALAARGRES; encoded by the coding sequence ATGAACTTGGAATACACCGCAGTAGTGAAACACACTGGCGAATGGTGGATTGGCTGGATTGAGGAAGTGCCTGGTGTCAATTGCCAGGAACGTACCCACCAGGAATTACGGCAAAGTCTCGTCGAATCGCTTTCAGAAGCATTGGAATTCAACAAGCGCGAGGCCCTGGCTGCCAGGGGAAGAGAATCATGA
- a CDS encoding recombinase A: MSSLQDRDLQDLEPYFTRMPAGKREERPRWSRSHLAGRLCELSSVPGAALLTAAFRLVLDAQLEGEPAAWITATPDTFFAPDAAESGVDLDALVVIRVPDARAAARAADRVLRSGGFGLVVLDLHADSRIPVPLQVRLARQARDHHAALLCLTAKSREAPSLGPMVTLRGQTSCRRLAVDRFQCEIEILKDKRHGPGWRHTEICRGPDGLH; the protein is encoded by the coding sequence ATGTCGTCCCTGCAGGACCGGGATCTGCAGGATCTCGAACCTTATTTCACGCGGATGCCCGCCGGAAAGCGGGAGGAGCGGCCGCGCTGGTCGCGGTCGCATTTGGCCGGGCGCCTCTGCGAGCTCTCGTCCGTCCCGGGCGCCGCCCTGCTGACGGCCGCCTTCCGGCTGGTGCTGGACGCCCAGCTCGAGGGCGAGCCGGCGGCCTGGATCACGGCGACGCCGGACACCTTCTTCGCGCCGGACGCGGCGGAGAGCGGCGTGGACCTGGACGCCCTGGTGGTCATCCGCGTGCCGGACGCCCGGGCCGCGGCGCGGGCGGCGGACCGGGTCCTGCGTTCGGGCGGCTTCGGCCTGGTGGTGCTGGACCTGCACGCCGATTCCAGGATCCCCGTGCCCCTGCAGGTACGCCTGGCCCGGCAGGCGAGGGACCACCATGCCGCCCTCCTGTGCCTCACCGCCAAGTCCCGCGAGGCGCCTTCGCTGGGACCGATGGTCACCCTGAGGGGCCAGACCTCCTGCCGCCGCCTGGCGGTGGACCGTTTTCAATGCGAAATCGAAATCCTGAAGGACAAACGCCATGGACCGGGCTGGCGCCACACCGAAATCTGCCGCGGGCCGGACGGCCTGCATTAA
- a CDS encoding DNA polymerase Y family protein — MDRAGATPKSAAGRTACINIRALPLRLLLRSHPQWRERPVAVVEEDKPLSPILWLNAAAVRGGIRPGMKYAAALSLDRGLCAGTISEEEVGAAVRQVHGALDRFSPRVEPSAEEPGIFWVDAGGLDLLYASLEDWAGQMHAALSGLELPASIAVGFSRFGTYAVAKARDAVAVLPTMAVEDAESRKVRLLDLQLEPKLRERLDKLAVYTVGDFLALPGERIARHLGEQARTLYRFAAGDRSLPLQPRGLSEPLRARMELDANESDARGLQFRVSQLLAPLLKAAGERYQAAAALRLAFRQENGTRHRCRVQAAEPTLDARVLLELVGLRLETISFPFPPVELALEVEGVRVTADKLNLLQENPDRDTGSAMRALARVRAEFGPGSVLTAQLASGHLPEARFGWQPFGKLAAPAPRPVAVRALVRRAHASPRLLEGQPVNWQSPSGPGPPPEHLVSGGWWVREVRRDYRFVDTARGETLWIYYDHGSGRWYVQGRVE; from the coding sequence ATGGACCGGGCTGGCGCCACACCGAAATCTGCCGCGGGCCGGACGGCCTGCATTAACATCCGGGCGCTGCCGCTCCGGCTCCTGCTGAGGAGCCATCCGCAGTGGCGGGAACGGCCGGTGGCGGTGGTGGAAGAGGATAAGCCCCTGAGTCCCATCCTGTGGCTCAACGCCGCGGCCGTCCGGGGCGGGATCCGGCCGGGCATGAAGTACGCCGCGGCCCTCTCCCTGGACCGCGGCCTGTGCGCCGGGACGATTTCGGAGGAGGAGGTCGGGGCGGCGGTCCGGCAGGTCCACGGCGCGCTGGACCGTTTCAGCCCCCGGGTGGAGCCGAGCGCGGAGGAGCCGGGGATCTTCTGGGTGGACGCGGGGGGACTGGACCTGCTCTACGCGTCGCTGGAGGACTGGGCCGGGCAGATGCACGCCGCCCTCTCCGGGCTGGAACTGCCGGCGAGCATCGCGGTCGGTTTTAGCCGCTTCGGCACCTATGCCGTCGCCAAAGCGAGGGACGCGGTGGCCGTGCTCCCCACCATGGCGGTCGAGGATGCCGAGAGCCGTAAGGTTCGGCTGCTCGATCTGCAACTCGAGCCGAAGCTGCGGGAACGGCTGGACAAGCTGGCCGTGTATACCGTGGGGGATTTCCTGGCCCTTCCCGGGGAGCGGATCGCCCGGCATCTCGGCGAGCAGGCCCGGACCCTCTACCGCTTCGCGGCGGGAGACCGGTCCCTGCCCCTTCAGCCGCGGGGCCTTTCCGAACCGCTCCGCGCCCGGATGGAACTGGACGCGAACGAATCGGACGCCCGGGGCCTCCAGTTCCGGGTGTCCCAGCTATTGGCGCCCCTGCTGAAGGCCGCGGGCGAAAGATACCAGGCGGCCGCCGCCCTCCGGCTGGCGTTCCGGCAGGAGAACGGTACGCGCCATCGCTGCCGGGTCCAGGCGGCCGAACCGACGCTGGACGCCAGGGTCCTGCTGGAACTGGTGGGCCTGCGCCTGGAAACGATTTCCTTCCCCTTCCCCCCGGTGGAACTGGCCCTCGAGGTGGAGGGCGTGCGCGTCACCGCCGACAAGCTGAACCTCCTGCAGGAGAATCCGGACCGCGACACCGGTTCGGCCATGCGGGCCCTTGCGCGGGTCCGGGCCGAGTTCGGCCCCGGCTCGGTCCTCACGGCGCAACTGGCGTCGGGGCATCTCCCGGAAGCCCGTTTCGGGTGGCAGCCCTTCGGCAAGCTCGCCGCGCCCGCCCCCCGGCCGGTGGCCGTGCGCGCCCTGGTGCGCCGCGCCCACGCCAGTCCCCGGCTCCTGGAAGGCCAGCCCGTGAACTGGCAGTCGCCTTCGGGCCCCGGCCCGCCCCCGGAACACCTGGTCAGCGGCGGATGGTGGGTCCGGGAGGTCCGGAGGGACTACCGTTTCGTCGACACCGCGCGGGGCGAAACCCTCTGGATCTACTACGACCACGGGAGCGGCCGCTGGTACGTCCAGGGCCGGGTGGAATAA
- a CDS encoding type II toxin-antitoxin system HicB family antitoxin translates to MSRYLIVIEKTGTGLSAYSPDLTGCVSTGTTRSEVESNMKEAIEFHLDGMKEEGYPIPEPTAKSTYLEIAH, encoded by the coding sequence ATGAGTCGTTACCTTATCGTTATTGAAAAGACCGGAACTGGACTCTCAGCGTATTCACCTGACCTTACAGGTTGCGTATCAACTGGAACTACACGGTCTGAAGTAGAATCGAACATGAAGGAAGCGATTGAGTTTCATCTCGACGGGATGAAAGAAGAAGGGTATCCCATACCCGAGCCCACAGCGAAATCCACTTACCTTGAAATAGCACATTAA